GTTGACCTCCGTTGCCGATGCTTCGCGCGTGCTCTTCAACATGGGCAAGGAAGGCATGACATTCCGCAGTGTGGGCAGGCTCAATCGCCGCGGCGTACCGGTACGGGCACTCAACGTCATGCTGGTGATGAACATATTGGTGCTCGTGGTGCTGCAGTCGCCTCTGGCCATCATCGTCACAGGCAACCTCGGCTACATCCTCACCCACATTCTGGCGGTGTCCGGCTTCCTGCTCCTGCGTAAGGACCGCCCCGATGCCACGAGGCCCGTCAAGCTGCCTCGGTTCTTCGTTCCGCTGGCCTGGGTCCTGGCTGCGATCATGGCGCTGATTTTGGTTGTCGGCGCGACGGGCTTCGCCGTGACTGGATACGGAGGCTACAAGGAGCTGGGAATCGCGGTATCAGTGCTGTCCGCGGGCGTTGTGATCTGGTGGTTTGTCACCGGCCGCCGCTACAGGCGAGACCGCCCGTCGGTGGAGTCGGAGTCATCCAACAAGACGAAGGTCTGACTCCCAAAGGGGAAAGGAACCGCAATGCACTGGCTCTTCTTGACGGCTGCCATTCTGTGCGAGGTCGCCGCAACCGCTCTTTTGAAGGCCTCCGCCGGCTTCACCAAACCCTGGCCCACAGTCGGCATGATCGCCGGGTATGCCCTCTCGTTCTACCTTCTAAGTTTCGCCTTGCGGTCCCTCACCATTGGCACCACCTACGCCATTTGGTCCGCCGCCGGAACCGTCCTCATCGCGGTCATCGGAGTCTTGGCGTTCAGCGAAAGACTTACCGTCCTCCAACTGATCGGAATTGCTGTGACGATTGCCGGCGTCGTCCTTATCAACTTGGGTGAAGCGCCGATCAGCAGCCCGAGTCCAACCACACAAGATACGTCGGTCCATCACTAGCCAGGTGCAAGACAGACAACAAGCAAGGAACCGAGAAATGATTAGCTATGACCGTGCCGAGGCAGCCGCCACGGCGGCCAACATCGACGAAGCATTGGCGACGGCGGCGCCCCTCCCGTACTGGCTTGACCACCCGGATCGGCCGGATGCCCTGCCACATTTGTCAGCCGATACTTCCGCGGATCTGGCGATTGTGGGCGGCGGCTACACGGGGTTGTGGACTGCCCTTCTGGCCAAAGAACGTGATCCGGGCAGACGCGTGGTGCTGCTTGAGGGGCAGCGCATTGGCTGGGCTGCCTCTGGACGTAACGGCGGCTTCTGCGAACCGTCGCTGACCCACGGCGCAGCCAATGGCCAGCGGCACCTGCCCGGAGAAGTCCAACTCCTTGACCGGCTGGGCCGGGAGAACATGCGGGAGATCCAGGAGACGGTGCGGCGTTACGGAATCGACTGTGATCTGGAAGTTACCGGAGTGCTTAAGGTGGCGACAGAACAGCACCAGGTCCCGTGGCTGCTTGACTCCGCTGACGGGGAGCGCACGGAGTATTTTGACCGTGCGGCCATCGCCGAGGAGATTGCCTCACCTCTTTACCATGCAGGTTTGTGGAAACGCGACGGTGCCCTGATGGTGCATCCCGCCAAACTGGCGTGGGGTATGCGCCGGGTCTGCCTCGACCTGGGTGTGGAGATCTATGAGCACACCACTGTCGAACGCCTCGAACCGAAAGACGATACCGTGCTTGTGAATACTCCCTCGGCTACGGTTCGTGCGTCGAAGGTGGCTCTGGCAACTAATGTGTTCCAGCCGCTGCTCAAACGCGCACGCCCGTTCACAGTCCCGGTTTACGACTACGCCCTGATGACGGAGCCCCTGACCGAGGAACAAATGGACGCGGTTGGCTGGCGAAACCGGCAGGGGGTGACTGACCTGAACAACCGTTTCCACTACTACCGGATCACCCGGGACCTCGAAGGACGAAACAGAATCCTTTTTGGTGGCTATGATGCCATCTACAATTTCGGGGGGCGCATGAAGCCAGAATACGAACAGAACGCCGAAACCTCCCGTAAGCTCGCCGCTCATTTCTTTGCCACCTTCCCTCAATTGGCGGACGTGAAGTTCTCGCACCAGTGGGGTGGCGCAATCGATACCTGCAGCCGGTTCTTCTCCTTCTTCACCACCGCATACTCCGGCAGGGTGGTCCACTCTGCCGGATACACGGGGCTCGGCGTGGCGGCCACCCGTTTCGGAGCGAGGGTGATGTTGGATCTGCTTTCCGGCGAGAAGACCCATCTAACGGAGCTACAGTTGGTGAAGAAGAAGCCGATTCCGTTTCCGCCGGAACCGATAGCCTGGCTGGGCGTACGACTGATGACCGCCGCGATGGTGAAGGCCGACAGGAACCGGGGCAAGCGCGGGCCGTTCCTCAGGGTCATGGACGCCATTGGAATGGGGTTTGACTCATGATGGCCGGCCTCTTGACTCCCGGGCAGGCACTTAACGTCAACGCCGTCGCCTTGCGCCACGAGCAGGTACCGGCAGACCAGGTGGCAAAAGGCGCACCCAGCACCGGCCTGCATGACCTCGGAACGTTCGGCGGCCTCAAGCTTGGCATCTGGGAAATGTCCGAAGGCGGGATGTATGACGTCGAGATGGACGAGGTCTTCCTGGTCACTTCCGGACGGGCCACGGTGACCCTGCACGGAGGGACTGCGACTTCATCGCTCGAACTCAGCCCGGGGAGCCTGGTCAGGCTCGCCGCCGGCATGCGCACAACCTGGATCGTGCAGGAGCCGCTTCGCAAGCTCTATCTGGCACCGTAGCCCGAACAAACTAACCGCAGCGGTCCCGCTCCGGCCCTAATACCATTCCTTTCATAACAGGAGCTTCCTGATGCATCAGTTCATCGACGGCCACTTCCGCATGGGATCAGGCGACGACGCCAAGAGAGTCACCCCGGTGACCGGTGAAATTGCCGAGATCATCCGCTACGCAAACACGGGGGATGTCGATGTTGCTGTTGCCTCGGCGAAGCGCGCCTTTGATGACTGGTCGCGCTGGACACCCGGCGAACGCTCGGACGCGATCCAGCGCCTGGCGACCGAACTCAGTTGCCGCAGCGACGAACTCGCCGCCGTTGAAACTGCCCAGACCGGCAAGTCCCTGAGGTTGTCCGCGGGGTTCGACGTTCCGGGCACCGTTGACAATGCCACATTCTTCGCCGGCGCCGCCCGGCATTTGCAGGGCCTTGCGGCAGGCGAATACGGGGCAGGGGGAACATCCATGATCCGGCGTGAAGCCATCGGGGTGGTCGGCTCCATCGCTCCGTGGAACTACCCGCTCCAGATGGCAGGCTGGAAGATCCTGCCGGCCATCGCGGCCGGCAACACCATCGTCCTGAAACCCTCCGAGCTCACCCCGGGAACAAGCCTCCTGTTCGCCGAAACGGTCAAGGCCGCCGGCATCCCCGACGGCGTCGTAAACATCGTTACAGGCACCGGGGCTGTGGTCGGCGAGCATCTCGTCAGGCACCCTGACGTGGCAATGGTGTCCTTCACCGGTTCCACGAGCGTGGGACGGCACATTATGGGAGTCGCCAGCGCTACGGCCAAACGGGTACATCTGGAACTCGGCGGCAAGGCGCCTTTCCTGGTCTTTGACGACGCCGACATTGAAGCAGCAGCCCACGGCGCCGTCGCCGCATCCGTCATCAACGCAGGCCAGGACTGCACTGCCGCCACCCGGGCCTATATTCAGTCGTCAGTGTTTACGGAATTCACGGCGCGGGTGGCCGAGTTGATGAACCAGGTGGTCCTGGGGGACCCGGCAGACCCTCGCACGGATCTGGGCACGCTGATCACGCACGCACATCGGGACAGAGTATCCGGTTTTGTTGAACGGGCCCGGGGCTACGGGGCGCGCATCCTCGCGGGAGGGCATGCGCCGGGAGGGGAGCTGTCGGCGGGCGCTTTCTACCGGCCCACCCTGGTGGTGGACGTCGCGCAGGACTCGGAAATAGTGCGGGAAGAGATCTTCGGGCCGGTACTGACCGCACTCCCGTTCAATTCTGATGACGATGGCATCGTCTTGGCCAATGACACCCCCTACGGGCTCGCCGCATCTGCCTGGACCCATGACCTGGGCAGGTCCCTCCGCGCGGGCAGGGAGCTTCAGTCAGGCTGCGTCTGGATCAACGAGCACATCCCGATCGTCTCGGAGATGCCCCATGGAGGCTTTAAGGCCTCCGGCTTCGGCAAGGACATGTCGTCCTACTCGCTGGAGGAATACACGAACGTCAAACACGTCGTTATGAATGGCGAACAAACGGCACACAAGACATGGCACGACATTATTTTCAGCAAGCAGTAACTAGCCCACCCGGGCCTGCGGCAGCTTCGCCAGGCAAGTCTCAGCAGGCGCCTCGCTAGGATAAACGTAGGGAGCTCAATGACACAACGACCCGACCAAACCGTTTTGCACGTGACCAGCGCCGAAGAACTGCACACCGCGATCGACGCCGAAGTTACGAAGTTGATCAGGGAAGCGGTAGCCTCTCCCGGCGGGGGAATTCTCGTTACCCGGCACAGCCACAACGCCTTCAGCGTTCAGCTCACGCCTGAAGTCCCCTTCGGAAGCAGCGTTGAGCTTGACCTGCGCGTGGCCGGAAACGAAACGCAAGCCACACACACGTTGCCGTAGGCCGACGCCGCACCCGAAGCGCTGGGCAGAAAACGCCTCTGGACGGCCATGAGTGAAAGTCCGACGCCGGGGGAAGGGCCGGGCGCACCCCCTCCTTTCGGATGGTCTCGTGGCAGCGCCTGAGACGCGCTCGTACCGGGACAGCCCGTCTCCCAGGGGCCAAGCGGCGTCCGGCATGCATGCCCGGCGCCCCGCCATTCGGAGGGGGTTGGCCTGCGCAGCCATCGGGTTCGTGTTCTCCTTATCTTGACGAAGTGGCATTTCGCGGCATCGGGCTGCGGATACACGGCGGACCCATGAATGATCAGAGGACGGGGAACGATGGGTTGGCATCCGGACGAGGATGAGCCGACTGCGGGCGATGGCGCGTTCCGGGGCGCACGGTTGGTCTTATTCGGCACCAACGGCAATCAGTACGCGGGGCGCACAGTACGGCGGGAGAGGATGCTGGAGTTAGCACCCGTGGACCCGACGGAGGCCATGATCGCGGTGCGGGCGGCGCGGGCGGCCCGGGTACGGGGCGTGTACTGGGAGTACCTTCAGGCTGACGACAGACCGCTGGCGTTGCGTGCACGCGATCTGGTGGACGAGGACGAGGCACGGTGGGATGCGAACCGTGTCCTGGGTGCGGTTCCGGAGCTACGGGTGCTGTATGTGCGGGACCACTTCTCGGGCCAGCTTGCTTGGTGGCTGGCTCGCGAACGCGAGGTGGTACTGCTAGCGCCGCGGGTGTGGGGGGCCACCGAGCGCGGTGCGGTGGTGCGTCACGCGAAGGGTACCCTTCGTGCCCTGCGCCGGCGGCCGCCTTGGGGC
This window of the Arthrobacter sp. StoSoilB5 genome carries:
- a CDS encoding multidrug efflux SMR transporter, which encodes MHWLFLTAAILCEVAATALLKASAGFTKPWPTVGMIAGYALSFYLLSFALRSLTIGTTYAIWSAAGTVLIAVIGVLAFSERLTVLQLIGIAVTIAGVVLINLGEAPISSPSPTTQDTSVHH
- a CDS encoding FAD-dependent oxidoreductase: MISYDRAEAAATAANIDEALATAAPLPYWLDHPDRPDALPHLSADTSADLAIVGGGYTGLWTALLAKERDPGRRVVLLEGQRIGWAASGRNGGFCEPSLTHGAANGQRHLPGEVQLLDRLGRENMREIQETVRRYGIDCDLEVTGVLKVATEQHQVPWLLDSADGERTEYFDRAAIAEEIASPLYHAGLWKRDGALMVHPAKLAWGMRRVCLDLGVEIYEHTTVERLEPKDDTVLVNTPSATVRASKVALATNVFQPLLKRARPFTVPVYDYALMTEPLTEEQMDAVGWRNRQGVTDLNNRFHYYRITRDLEGRNRILFGGYDAIYNFGGRMKPEYEQNAETSRKLAAHFFATFPQLADVKFSHQWGGAIDTCSRFFSFFTTAYSGRVVHSAGYTGLGVAATRFGARVMLDLLSGEKTHLTELQLVKKKPIPFPPEPIAWLGVRLMTAAMVKADRNRGKRGPFLRVMDAIGMGFDS
- a CDS encoding cupin domain-containing protein; its protein translation is MMAGLLTPGQALNVNAVALRHEQVPADQVAKGAPSTGLHDLGTFGGLKLGIWEMSEGGMYDVEMDEVFLVTSGRATVTLHGGTATSSLELSPGSLVRLAAGMRTTWIVQEPLRKLYLAP
- a CDS encoding gamma-aminobutyraldehyde dehydrogenase; amino-acid sequence: MHQFIDGHFRMGSGDDAKRVTPVTGEIAEIIRYANTGDVDVAVASAKRAFDDWSRWTPGERSDAIQRLATELSCRSDELAAVETAQTGKSLRLSAGFDVPGTVDNATFFAGAARHLQGLAAGEYGAGGTSMIRREAIGVVGSIAPWNYPLQMAGWKILPAIAAGNTIVLKPSELTPGTSLLFAETVKAAGIPDGVVNIVTGTGAVVGEHLVRHPDVAMVSFTGSTSVGRHIMGVASATAKRVHLELGGKAPFLVFDDADIEAAAHGAVAASVINAGQDCTAATRAYIQSSVFTEFTARVAELMNQVVLGDPADPRTDLGTLITHAHRDRVSGFVERARGYGARILAGGHAPGGELSAGAFYRPTLVVDVAQDSEIVREEIFGPVLTALPFNSDDDGIVLANDTPYGLAASAWTHDLGRSLRAGRELQSGCVWINEHIPIVSEMPHGGFKASGFGKDMSSYSLEEYTNVKHVVMNGEQTAHKTWHDIIFSKQ